One window from the genome of Salvelinus fontinalis isolate EN_2023a chromosome 3, ASM2944872v1, whole genome shotgun sequence encodes:
- the LOC129838305 gene encoding voltage-dependent calcium channel gamma-1 subunit-like has protein sequence MHKRTKVKITFFVILVGMASMFTAVVTDHWAVLSPRVEQVNATCEAAHFGLWRLCKKAIYISEADYNGKGCGPISLPGAENCTYFKHFTPGDESEIFEVKTQKEYNISAAAIAIFSLAFMILGTLCLLCSFKKGNDYILKPAGMFFAFAGLCAIISVEVMRQSVKRMIESEDTVWIDYSYAWSFACACAGFCLLFLSGIGLLLLSMPRMPQNPWESCMDAEHEVE, from the exons ATGCACAAACGCACGAAGGTGAAGATCACGTTCTTTGTGATCCTGGTGGGTATGGCGTCCATGTTCACGGCGGTGGTGACGGACCATTGGGCCGTGCTGAGCCCGCGGGTGGAGCAGGTGAACGCGACGTGTGAAGCGGCCCACTTTGGCCTCTGGAGGCTGTGTAAGAAGGCCATCTACATCAGTGAGGCGGACTACAATGGAAAGGGTTGTGGCCCCATCAGCCTACCTGGAG CGGAGAACTGCACCTACTTCAAACACTTCACTCCAGGGGACGAGTCTGAGATTTTTGAAGTCAAAACACAGAAAG AGTACAATATCTCAGCAGCGGCCATCGCCATCTTCAGCCTGGCCTTTATGATCCTGGGCACCTTGTGTCTCCTGTGCTCCTTCAAGAAGGGGAATGACTACATCCTCAAACCTGCCGGAATGTTCTTCGCTTTTGCAG GCCTGTGCGCCATCATCTCAGTGGAGGTGATGCGTCAGTCGGTAAAGCGGATGATCGAGAGCGAGGACACCGTCTGGATAGACTACTCCTACGCCTGGTCCTTCGCGTGTGCCTGCGCTGGCTtctgcctcctcttcctcagtgGCATCGGCCTCCTCCTGCTCTCCATGCCCCGCATGCCCCAAAACCCCTGGGAGTCCTGCATGGACGCTGAACACGAAGTGGagtaa